One genomic window of Actinoplanes lobatus includes the following:
- the groL gene encoding chaperonin GroEL (60 kDa chaperone family; promotes refolding of misfolded polypeptides especially under stressful conditions; forms two stacked rings of heptamers to form a barrel-shaped 14mer; ends can be capped by GroES; misfolded proteins enter the barrel where they are refolded when GroES binds), with amino-acid sequence MAKILSFSDDARHLLEHGVNTLADTVKVTLGPRGRNVVLDKKFGAPTITNDGVTIAKEIELTDPYENLGAQLVKEVATKTNDVAGDGTTTATVLAQALVREGLRNVTAGANPIGLKRGMDQAAEAVSKALLAKAVEVADHKAIANVATISAQDANIGKLIADAMDRVGRDGVITVEEGSALQTELEVTEGLQFDKGFISPNFVTDAESQEAVLEDAHILITTQKISSIEELLPLLEKVLQTGKPLLIVAEDVEGQALSTLVVNSLRKTIKVAAVKAPGFGDRRKAILQDLAIATGGELIAPELGYKLDQVGIESLGSARRIVVDKENTTIVDGGGNSSDVADRVAQIRKEIEASDSDWDREKLAERLAKLSGGIAVIKVGAATEVEMKERKHRIEDAIAATKAAVEEGTVPGGGAALAQVAKELEGNLGLSGEEALGVGIVRKSLVEPLRWIAQNAGHDGYVVVGKVDELGWGHGLNAATDEYVDLAAAGIIDPVKVTRNAVSNAVSIAGLLLTTESLVVEKPAEAAPAAGGGHGHSHGHGHGHQHGPGF; translated from the coding sequence ATGGCGAAGATCCTCAGCTTCTCTGACGACGCCCGGCACCTCCTGGAGCACGGCGTCAACACGCTCGCCGACACGGTCAAGGTCACCCTCGGGCCGCGCGGACGCAACGTCGTCCTGGACAAGAAGTTCGGCGCTCCCACGATCACCAACGACGGCGTGACCATCGCCAAGGAGATCGAGCTCACCGACCCGTACGAGAACCTCGGCGCGCAGCTCGTCAAGGAGGTGGCGACCAAGACCAACGACGTCGCCGGTGACGGGACCACCACGGCGACCGTTCTCGCGCAGGCGCTGGTCCGCGAGGGCCTGCGCAACGTGACCGCGGGCGCCAACCCGATCGGCCTCAAGCGGGGCATGGACCAGGCCGCCGAGGCCGTGTCCAAGGCGCTGCTGGCCAAGGCCGTCGAGGTCGCCGACCACAAGGCGATCGCCAACGTCGCCACCATCTCGGCGCAGGACGCGAACATCGGCAAGCTGATCGCCGACGCGATGGACCGGGTCGGCCGCGACGGTGTGATCACCGTCGAGGAGGGCTCGGCGCTGCAGACCGAGCTCGAGGTGACCGAGGGTCTCCAGTTCGACAAGGGCTTCATCTCGCCGAACTTCGTGACCGACGCCGAGTCGCAGGAGGCGGTGCTGGAGGACGCGCACATCCTCATCACCACCCAGAAGATCTCCAGCATCGAGGAGCTGCTTCCGCTGCTGGAGAAGGTTCTCCAGACCGGCAAGCCGCTGCTGATCGTCGCGGAGGACGTCGAGGGCCAGGCCCTGTCCACCCTGGTGGTCAACTCGCTGCGCAAGACCATCAAGGTCGCCGCGGTGAAGGCGCCCGGTTTCGGTGACCGCCGCAAGGCGATCCTCCAGGACCTGGCGATCGCCACCGGTGGCGAGCTGATCGCCCCCGAGCTGGGCTACAAACTCGACCAGGTCGGCATCGAGTCGCTGGGCAGCGCCCGGCGGATCGTCGTCGACAAGGAGAACACCACGATCGTCGACGGCGGCGGCAACTCGTCCGACGTCGCCGACCGGGTCGCGCAGATCCGCAAGGAGATCGAGGCGTCCGACTCCGACTGGGACCGTGAGAAGCTCGCGGAGCGGCTGGCCAAGCTCTCCGGCGGCATCGCGGTGATCAAGGTCGGCGCGGCCACCGAGGTCGAGATGAAGGAGCGCAAGCACCGCATCGAGGACGCCATCGCGGCGACCAAGGCGGCCGTCGAGGAGGGCACCGTCCCGGGCGGCGGCGCCGCTCTCGCGCAGGTCGCCAAGGAGCTCGAGGGCAACCTGGGCCTCAGCGGCGAGGAGGCGCTCGGCGTCGGCATCGTCCGCAAGTCGCTGGTCGAGCCGCTGCGCTGGATCGCGCAGAACGCCGGCCACGACGGCTACGTCGTGGTGGGCAAGGTCGACGAGCTGGGCTGGGGCCACGGCCTCAACGCGGCCACCGACGAGTACGTCGATCTGGCCGCGGCCGGCATCATCGACCCGGTGAAGGTGACCCGCAACGCGGTCTCCAACGCCGTCTCGATCGCCGGTCTCCTGCTGACCACCGAGAGCCTCGTGGTGGAGAAGCCGGCCGAGGCGGCTCCGGCCGCCGGTGGCGGGCACGGCCACAGCCACGGTCACGGGCACGGCCACCAGCACGGTCCGGGCTTCTGA
- the groES gene encoding co-chaperone GroES, with protein MPVTTATKVAIKPLEDRIVVQANEAETTTASGIVIPDTAKEKPQEGTVLAVGPGRIDDKGNRVPLDVKVGDVVLYSKYGGTEVKYAGEEYLVLSARDVLAVIEK; from the coding sequence ATGCCCGTGACTACCGCGACCAAGGTTGCGATCAAGCCGCTCGAGGACCGCATCGTGGTCCAGGCGAACGAGGCTGAGACCACGACCGCCTCCGGCATCGTGATCCCCGACACCGCCAAGGAGAAGCCCCAGGAGGGCACCGTCCTCGCCGTCGGCCCCGGCCGGATCGACGACAAGGGCAACCGCGTCCCGCTCGACGTCAAGGTCGGCGACGTTGTTCTCTACTCGAAGTACGGCGGCACCGAGGTCAAGTACGCCGGCGAGGAGTACCTGGTGCTCTCCGCCCGCGACGTCCTCGCGGTCATCGAGAAGTAA
- a CDS encoding class I SAM-dependent methyltransferase — translation MPYVTPELLQLLRTPEGSKALAVAAEVTGGEPLAAASAMRARGFGAELAAAALTQASLRERAAGKFGADAAAMFFTRAGLEQATRSAVADRRAARLAAAGVGTLADLGCGLGSDALAAARHGISVYAVDADPLTAALAAANAEAAGLSGRITVECADATTVEVERYDAVFADPARRQAGRGRVFDPKAYSPPWDFIAGLPVRVPRTVLKLAPGIDHGLLPPGAEGEWVSVGGNLVEAAFWCGPLASAQRRATLINGSEVTGLTGSGLERAPVGPVGAWIYDLDPAVIRSHLVAEFAASVGGWLADPEIAYVYTDEPVDTPFARRLGVTDVLPFSLKRLRALLRERGVGVLEIRKRGSALVPDQLRKDLKLSGPNTAGLLLTRVDGAPTALLTTTA, via the coding sequence ATGCCTTACGTGACACCTGAGTTGTTGCAACTGTTGCGGACCCCGGAGGGGTCGAAAGCCCTGGCCGTGGCGGCCGAGGTGACCGGCGGTGAGCCGCTCGCCGCGGCCTCGGCCATGCGGGCCCGGGGCTTCGGCGCGGAACTCGCCGCGGCCGCCTTGACCCAGGCTAGTTTGCGTGAGCGCGCCGCAGGCAAGTTCGGCGCGGACGCCGCCGCGATGTTCTTCACCCGGGCCGGGCTGGAGCAGGCGACACGCTCGGCCGTCGCGGACCGGCGGGCGGCGCGGCTCGCCGCCGCCGGCGTCGGGACCCTCGCCGATCTGGGGTGCGGGCTGGGCTCCGACGCGCTGGCGGCGGCCCGGCACGGCATCTCCGTGTACGCCGTGGACGCCGACCCGCTGACCGCCGCCCTGGCCGCCGCGAACGCCGAGGCCGCCGGGCTGTCCGGCCGGATCACCGTGGAGTGTGCGGACGCCACCACGGTCGAGGTCGAGCGGTACGACGCGGTCTTCGCCGACCCGGCCCGCCGTCAGGCCGGTCGCGGCCGGGTGTTCGACCCGAAGGCCTACTCGCCGCCGTGGGACTTCATCGCCGGCCTGCCCGTACGGGTGCCCCGCACGGTGCTGAAACTGGCGCCCGGCATCGACCACGGCCTGCTGCCGCCGGGCGCCGAGGGGGAGTGGGTCAGTGTCGGCGGCAACCTGGTCGAGGCGGCCTTCTGGTGCGGCCCGCTGGCGTCCGCGCAGCGCCGGGCCACCCTGATCAACGGCTCCGAGGTGACCGGACTGACCGGCTCGGGCCTGGAACGGGCGCCGGTCGGCCCGGTCGGCGCCTGGATCTACGACCTCGACCCGGCGGTGATCCGCTCGCACCTGGTGGCCGAGTTCGCCGCGAGCGTGGGCGGGTGGCTGGCCGACCCGGAGATCGCCTACGTCTACACCGACGAGCCGGTGGACACGCCGTTCGCCCGCCGCCTCGGGGTGACCGACGTGCTGCCGTTCTCGCTCAAACGGCTGCGGGCGCTGCTGCGCGAGCGTGGCGTCGGGGTGCTGGAGATCCGCAAGCGGGGCTCTGCGCTGGTGCCCGACCAGTTGCGCAAGGATCTCAAGCTGTCCGGTCCGAACACGGCGGGCCTGCTGCTGACCCGGGTGGACGGGGCTCCCACGGCGCTCCTGACAACAACGGCGTAA
- the ybaK gene encoding Cys-tRNA(Pro) deacylase: MVKKAAGTPATALLTAERVAHTLHPYDVSPDAPQYGALVAQALGVEPHRLFKTLVAEVDGRLVVGVVPVTGDLDLKALASAAGGKRAILADRAAAERSSGYVRGGISPLGQRKLLPTVIDDSATGLETMYVSAGRRGLQVALAPVDLIRLTGATVAPIRAAGS; this comes from the coding sequence ATGGTCAAGAAAGCGGCCGGCACGCCGGCCACCGCCTTGCTCACCGCGGAGCGGGTGGCGCACACCCTGCATCCGTACGACGTGTCGCCGGACGCCCCGCAGTACGGGGCGCTGGTGGCGCAGGCTCTCGGGGTCGAGCCGCACCGGCTGTTCAAGACTCTGGTGGCCGAGGTGGACGGCCGGCTCGTGGTCGGGGTGGTGCCGGTGACCGGCGATCTCGACCTGAAGGCGCTGGCGTCCGCGGCCGGCGGCAAGCGCGCGATCCTGGCCGACCGGGCCGCCGCCGAGCGCAGCAGTGGGTATGTGCGGGGCGGGATCAGCCCGCTCGGCCAGCGCAAGCTATTGCCCACCGTGATCGATGACTCGGCAACCGGACTGGAGACCATGTACGTCTCGGCCGGCCGCCGTGGGTTGCAGGTGGCGTTGGCGCCCGTCGACCTCATCCGCCTGACTGGTGCGACGGTCGCCCCGATCCGAGCGGCCGGATCCTAG
- a CDS encoding sugar ABC transporter substrate-binding protein has translation MRKGLFALAAVGLMAGSMAACGTDDGGDTGTGTSSSAGKVGVILPDTKSSARWATADLKYLTEAFKAAGVEADIQNAEGDKTRFTTIADGMIASGVKVLVIVNLDSGTGKAVLEKAKTAGIATIDYDRLTLGGGANYYVSFDNTEVGKLQGQGLVDCLTEKKAAKPVVAYLNGSPTDNNATLFKQGYDSVIKPKFDAGDYVKGPDQDVPDWDNAQGGTIFEQMLTQNKAIAGVLAANDGLGNAAIQVLKRNKLNGKVPVTGQDATVQGLQNILAGDQCMTVYKAIKKEADAAAELAIALAKQETPSTATKTVVDPETKAEVKSVLLAPQSITAANVKDVVADGFVTKEELCTADFAEACTKAGI, from the coding sequence ATGCGTAAGGGACTGTTCGCCCTTGCCGCGGTCGGCCTGATGGCCGGCAGCATGGCCGCTTGCGGCACCGACGACGGCGGCGACACCGGCACCGGCACCAGCAGCTCCGCGGGCAAGGTCGGTGTGATCCTGCCCGACACCAAGAGCTCGGCTCGCTGGGCGACCGCCGACCTCAAGTACCTGACCGAGGCGTTCAAGGCGGCCGGTGTCGAGGCCGACATCCAGAACGCCGAGGGTGACAAGACCCGGTTCACCACGATCGCCGACGGCATGATCGCCAGCGGCGTCAAGGTCCTGGTCATCGTCAACCTGGACTCCGGCACCGGCAAGGCCGTCCTGGAGAAGGCGAAGACCGCGGGTATCGCGACCATCGACTACGACCGCCTCACCCTCGGCGGCGGCGCGAACTACTACGTGTCGTTCGACAACACCGAGGTCGGCAAGCTCCAGGGCCAGGGCCTGGTGGACTGCCTCACCGAGAAGAAGGCGGCCAAGCCGGTCGTGGCCTACCTCAACGGTTCGCCGACCGACAACAACGCCACCCTGTTCAAGCAGGGCTACGACTCGGTGATCAAGCCGAAGTTCGACGCCGGCGACTACGTCAAGGGCCCGGACCAGGACGTTCCGGACTGGGACAACGCTCAGGGCGGCACGATCTTCGAGCAGATGCTGACCCAGAACAAGGCGATCGCCGGTGTCCTGGCCGCCAACGACGGCCTCGGCAACGCCGCGATCCAGGTGCTCAAGCGGAACAAGCTGAACGGCAAGGTCCCGGTGACCGGCCAGGACGCCACCGTTCAGGGTCTGCAGAACATCCTCGCCGGCGACCAGTGCATGACGGTCTACAAGGCGATCAAGAAGGAGGCCGACGCGGCCGCCGAGCTGGCGATCGCCCTGGCCAAGCAGGAGACCCCGAGCACCGCCACCAAGACGGTCGTCGACCCGGAGACCAAGGCGGAGGTCAAGTCCGTCCTGCTCGCCCCGCAGTCGATCACCGCTGCCAACGTGAAGGACGTCGTCGCTGACGGCTTCGTCACGAAGGAAGAGCTCTGCACCGCCGACTTCGCCGAGGCCTGCACCAAGGCCGGCATCTGA